In Terriglobia bacterium, the genomic window GGCCGGGGTCACCCCTCCTCCTCAGGGCCAATACAATAACCGATTTTTGGATGATGTCTGCGCCTTCGGCGCGGATGATGTTGAGGGTCTATCTACCGGCGTGTGATCAAAAAACTACGTTTTCAGATGATCGATGACAACGGCATCCGGGTACTTGAGGTCGTGCACAGGACACAGCGCTACATCTTTTTCATCGGTACAAACGTCAAGGCTTACCGATTCGATCTTGAAAGGTGCTGCACGGCGCACCAGGAGGAGGGTCCAGATGGAAATAGATTTTGGGTCAGAGGTGAGTGAAATGGAAGAGAAATTGACGCCAGAAACTGATTTCGTTGTCATCGACGAATTCCAAGATTGCGACTATCTGTTGCGCATAACGGTCGAGGAACTCATGGCGAGTCCACTGCGGGTTAACGAACTGCCCCTAGAAGAGCAGCGCCAGCTCCTACTTCAGCTTCCTGCACTGGTGATCGCGTTGGCGGCGACCTCGGCACTGGTACCCATGGAAACGGCCAAACCCGCGAAACAGGAGCCGGACACCCTCCTGACAGCAGAGGAAGCTGCTGTGATATTAAATGTCGCACCTTCCTGGCTCTACAGTCATGCAAAACGGCTGCCATTCGCCAAGAAACTAAGCCACAAGAGGCTGCGATTTTCCCGGCTTGGAATTGAAAAATGGCTGGCCGCTAAAAGGTGAATAAAAGGTGAATATTTCCCTTTGTGCCGTCTAGACGTCAGGTTATAATAAGCTTATGCATAAGTTGCATGGCGAGAATGGTTTAGCGGAAAGAAAAGGAGCTAAAACAAGGAGCAAAACCATGAGTGAAAAATCGTACAAAAAGACGACCCTGCGCCTGGACGCGCGAGTGCTTTGGGGAGCACGGCAGCGGGCGTTGGATGAGCGGGTCACGTTAAGGCAGTTAACCGAGAAAGCGCTCCTGGCGTACTTGAAAACCACGAAGGCGACCAAGGAGGCGCGTGCGTGATGGGAAATAACGGGAAGGTAAAAATGCCAAACCTGCACGGAAAAACCATCTGGCTTGAAGGTCTCGGTGGATTTTTCCACGACACCTTCCGGAACAAAGCCGGAGAGCTTTGCTACAGCAAAAAGTGGAAGCTGCGCGAATGCCACAGCGGTAAGAAGAACGTGATTGCGTTGCGCACCAATGACTGGAAAATGGCCGTAAAAAAGGCTCGCGAAATCACCGCCAAAATTGTCAAGGGTGAGCCTGTTGGTGTTGATGCTACCCGAATCAAGATCAAGCATCTGTTCAACCTGGTCTTCGAAGATTACGATGCCAGGCACCTGTGCAGCAAGGATAAAGTTGAAGATGGAATCAACCATCTGCTTACGCACTTTGATCCGGATACCAGTGCGACTTATATCACCTATGCCAGCCTGGATGAATATCTCCAGAAGCGCAGGAAAGAAGGGGCTGCGGATTCGACTATTAAAGGTGAGCTGGCTGCACTCAGACGCGGGTACACATTGGGCCAGAAGGGATTCAAATTGGAAATCCGTGGCATCAAATGTGATGTCGCGTTAACCAGCCACCCAGTTTTTCCGACCATCAAGCTGGATAATGCCAGAGAAGGTTTTTTTGAGCTTGATGAATTTGAAGCTGTGCAGAAGCACCTTCCAGAACTGGTCAGGCCGGTGATTGTGTGTGGCTTCTACACTGGATGGCGATTTAAGGAAATTCTAAAACTGGAATGGTGTCGGGTAAATCAGCAGACTGGAACGATGTGGCTTGAAGGCAGCATGACCAAGAATGGCAAACCGCGCTCGTTTCCCTATGGTCTGCTGCCACCATTGAAGGAGATGTTTGAAAAACAGCGTGCCTATACGGATGCTGTGGGAAAGCTGACAGGCCAGAAAATTCAATGGGTCTTCCATCGCGCCGGGAAGCCCATCAAGAGCATTAAGGGAGCATGGAAAAAGGCAGTGAATGCGGCAGGCGTGCCGCAACGCATCTTCCACGACTTCCGCAGAACGGCAGCAACCAATTTAGTGCTGGCAGGCGTTCCACGGCAACTAGCAAAGAGGCTAACCAGCCACCTGACGGACGCAGTCTTTGACCGTTACTTTCAACCCAAGCAAAAGCAGCTGGAAGAAAGCGTTGAGAGGCTGGCCGCTTTCTACCAGGAGCAGCAGCCGCCAACGCCCATTCCAGAAGAGAAAAAGGTAGCTGTTGGTGGTGCTGGAAACGTCCTGGCTTTCTCGGGCAGAAAGAAGTGAGATGGAACGTGTTTGGGACGTGTCAACCAATTTTGGTGAAAAATGAGAGAAGGGCGGATGGCGCTAAACTATAGAAAGCATGGTGCCGAGGGCGGGAATCGAACCCGCACGCCCCTTGCGAGGCCCAGGATTTTAAGTCCTAGTACCAAAACCCCTAAACTTTGTAAATACGTGATTTCTCAATCTGTTGAGAGATTCAGCATTTCCAGTATTGTGCGGTTTCGTCTGGTATTTTGGCCTATGGCATTCAAAGACATATTCAAAGTCACGGGCTAACATGATCTTGCCCGGATAGGCTACGCGAGCCGAAAAGACGGTGACTTCCGCGCCGTCCTGCCGGGCAACCACAAAGCGGATTCCACACGGAAGGTGGATATGAGCAAGATCGATCTCCTCATACGTCGTATCAAAAACCTCGCGGGCAGCAAACAGGACCTGTCGGATTCAGCAATCAAGGCAGTGGTGCGGAATGCTGCGTTTTTCCTGGACTTACTTGAGGGCCGGAAACCCGACCCCTTTCCAGAGTTACCGCTCGACGCTCGTATTTCCTATTATCTCGGCAAGCAGGAGCGCGGGATTATTGATCGTTTCACCGATGAGGAACGAAAAGCGATTGTATGGGACCGCATCACCACGGCGCGCGTCATCAGCGATGCGATCCGGAGCATTTTGGACGAGGCGCCAAAGGTGAAATCCTACAAGACTACTCTGGGGCGCAACCTCGACAGGTACAGAAACGAATGCGGCTGGAGTTATGACGACCTGGAGCATTGGACAGATATAAGCAAGAAACTCATACTGGGGCACATCAACAAAGGGGCAAACGCACACCCCAAGACTCTCAAAAAATATGCTGATGCTTTCACCAAACAGTTGCGCCGACCTGTCACGGTGGCCGACTTGCTGGAATAAAAACACCACCGAAACACCACCGGTTTACCACTGACTTTCCGCAGAGACGCGCCTTATTCTCTTGGCGTATGAAATTTAGATCCTGCAATCCCGACGTAGTTAAGGAACGCATCATCCGTCTTAAATCCGAGTTGCGCGTGCTTCAGGTCGAGCTGCGCCTGGCTGAGGCAGAGGCGCGCGACCGCGAGAAGTATTTCCCGCGGGAACGCAAGGAGGGGCAGGCTGATGCGAGATAACGGTCACCCGACTTTCGCTTGCTGGCCTCGCCTGCTGGACTTGCACCTCACAGAGGCCTACAGCAGCATCTCAGCAAGCACCTGGAGAGACTACATTCAGGACGGCATCATAACGGCCGTTGCCATGCCCGGGAGCACAATCCGCAAGGGCAACCAGGTGGTGGTGCGCGCCAGGGATCATCGCATCGGCAAGGTCCTGCTGGATCGGCGCGATATTGACCTTTTGATTTCCCGGGTGAAGGGGGAGCAATGACCGCGAACAAGCAGATACCCGGCGGATATCTTGCCTTCCCGCATCGGATCATTAAGAGAGCCAATCAGCTTAAACTCTCAGGATCTCAACGCAGGGCCTTGGACTGTTCGGTCTATCAACAGATCGGGAATGAAAAAAACTACCTCAAAGGCAGTTTCCAGGGCGGATTGGCCATGTTCGCGAAGCATGGAAATATGACCAAAGCGGAGGCATCACGGGCGGTGGATGTTCTTATCAACACCGGATTGCTCATCAAAATTAGACCTGAAAACGGAAGACAACCGGCAGAATACAAGCTCAACCTTGACGGTTGCGAAAATGCAACGGTTGTAAATTTACAACCGTCAGATAAGGCAAAACCAGGCTCACGGTTGCGTAAAAGCAACCATAACGGTTGCGAAAATGCAACGGTTGTAAATTTACAACCGTCAGATAAGGCAAAACCAGGCTCACGGTTGCGTAAAAGCAACCATAACGGTTGCGAAAATGCAACGGTACGGTTGCAAAAACACAACCTTGACGGTTGCGAAAATGCAACCCTATATAACCATTCTTATAACATTACTGGTTCTAAGCATCTTCCTTCTGATAACAACCCCCCTTCCCCCCTTGTGAAGGGGGAACAGCAATTGCAAAAAACGCAATTGCTGCCGCCACCTGTTCAAAGCGTTTCAGAAAAGCAAAAAGAAAAAGCGGCAAGCCAGCGGGAAGATCCTCGCTTGGAAAATCTTAAGTTCATGTTCGAGATTTTTCACGACGTTTTCCGGCAGAGAGTTTCCGTGGCCGACTTTGCTAAGGGGCAGCAGGCTCAGGTTGAGGGCATATTCGAACGCAAACAAGGAAGGCAGTTAACGGCCATGTTAAACGATTTCGCGTCCTGCTGCAGTGCTGTTAGGTCCAATGGCGGACTGCCGCCAGGTAAAACACCAGCAGAGGCTTTCCTATATTTGCTCAGGAGCCGGAAGGAGATCGGTAGAAATGGTTCAAGGCAGTCTGTTTGAGGATGGCCATTCAGAGCATAAGCACGATCGTCTGTTGCGCCGGCGCACCAAGCTGGAGGACTACAACGGCAAGGTCGCGCGGGTGTTGCGCCTATATCAGCCGAGCAACTGTAAAGTGTTGAGCGGGCAGTGGATACGGGGCGGCATCAAATCGCTGCAACGTCATGCTGTAGACCGGGTGCGCCCCTTCCTGCGCAACAAATTGAGTAATTTCAAATGAAAAATGCCGTGAAACCACCCAAAAACCAATCGAAAAAGGCGCGAATCCTGTGGCGTGAGCTGCAGGCGGAATATCAGATTGAGGATGCGGCCGGCCTGGACCTGCTGGCCGATTATTGCCAGTTTTTTGACCGGCGCGAACAGGCACGGGTACTTATTCGGCAAAACGGTCCAACGGTTCTAGATAGGTTTCAGCAGATCCAAGTAAACCCGGCGTGTCGTGTCGAGAGGGATAGCAGCGCGGCAATGATAAAGATTTTGCGCCAATTAAATTTGGACGTTGAGCCGACAAGAGACCGACCCGGCCGACCTCCAGGGACAGGGAGATGAACTCATGCCAACAAAACGACTGCGTGCAAGTCGAAATTTTGTTCCAGAAATCAGCGCCGAAGAATTGTATTTTGTGAGCGATGCCCTGTTCGGAAGGGAAGCCGAAAAACGCAGCCTCAAACTTTTCGTGCTTCAGGGTGACGACAAAGCTGTTTGCGCCCTGTGGACGGCACACCGTGAAGCGATCCTAGCCGCATGGGTCGAAGCACACCCTGGCACGCGGCCGTCGTGGTGGTGGCGTTTTGACGCGCCGCGCATTTCGGATGAAAGCATAAGCCAGCTCGGGCGCCGCGCCAGTGTCGTGCAATTACATAGCGGGGATTTTTGCGAACCTCGCAAGCGCCTGGGCGGAATCGGTGACCCGCGGCATGAAGTTCTCAACTACTGGCCGAGTTTTCCGCTTGGAATTCCCGACAACTGGACAAGCCAGGATGACGTTGACATGTATAACGGCCGACAGAAAACCATCCATGGCGAGCCGATTACCTGCAATGGCAAATGGTTCGAGGGCAATTTCGAGGGCCTGCCCCCGGACCCGAATGACCCGCCGAAGTTCGAAAGCCAGGCGGCATATTTGAAACGGCACGGCCTGCTTGAGCCCGGCGAAGAGCGGCGCCTGAATCCAGCAGACTTTGAACCGGAAATTATCACCGTTGAAACCGAAGAGGAAGAAAGCGTAGCCGAGTCGTGGCCGGCCGAAAGGACGAACACAATTCACTAACACCATTTCAGCCGGGGTGGATGCCCCGACAAAGGAGTATACATGCAGAGCAAGAAGGAAATCGAAAACGCGAAACACGAACACGAAAGCCAATTAGCCTTCGATGCCTTGCAGGCGCACGAAAAGACCTATCCCGCAATGATGCGCGAATTCGACAAGCTCGACGCCGAATGCATTAAATTGGCGCGGGAATTGGCTGCGCTCCAGCTTGCGGAGTCTCCGCGTGCGGAAGCATTGCATGGTGAACTGCGCCTTGCGAGGATGATACGCGACGGTTTTAGGTACCGATGGAATCGGACGCGCGATGAATTGACGGCGAATTTGGAAAGAGTCAATGAACAAGAACTGCAGCCTTTTCGCAGTTGGATATTGACGCAGGCGAGATTACTGACGAACAAAATTGAAACCAAACATCCACGT contains:
- a CDS encoding helix-turn-helix domain-containing protein encodes the protein MEIDFGSEVSEMEEKLTPETDFVVIDEFQDCDYLLRITVEELMASPLRVNELPLEEQRQLLLQLPALVIALAATSALVPMETAKPAKQEPDTLLTAEEAAVILNVAPSWLYSHAKRLPFAKKLSHKRLRFSRLGIEKWLAAKR
- a CDS encoding site-specific integrase, producing the protein MMGNNGKVKMPNLHGKTIWLEGLGGFFHDTFRNKAGELCYSKKWKLRECHSGKKNVIALRTNDWKMAVKKAREITAKIVKGEPVGVDATRIKIKHLFNLVFEDYDARHLCSKDKVEDGINHLLTHFDPDTSATYITYASLDEYLQKRRKEGAADSTIKGELAALRRGYTLGQKGFKLEIRGIKCDVALTSHPVFPTIKLDNAREGFFELDEFEAVQKHLPELVRPVIVCGFYTGWRFKEILKLEWCRVNQQTGTMWLEGSMTKNGKPRSFPYGLLPPLKEMFEKQRAYTDAVGKLTGQKIQWVFHRAGKPIKSIKGAWKKAVNAAGVPQRIFHDFRRTAATNLVLAGVPRQLAKRLTSHLTDAVFDRYFQPKQKQLEESVERLAAFYQEQQPPTPIPEEKKVAVGGAGNVLAFSGRKK
- a CDS encoding P27 family phage terminase small subunit; amino-acid sequence: MKNAVKPPKNQSKKARILWRELQAEYQIEDAAGLDLLADYCQFFDRREQARVLIRQNGPTVLDRFQQIQVNPACRVERDSSAAMIKILRQLNLDVEPTRDRPGRPPGTGR